In Juglans regia cultivar Chandler chromosome 13, Walnut 2.0, whole genome shotgun sequence, the following proteins share a genomic window:
- the LOC118344199 gene encoding protein SHORT ROOT IN SALT MEDIUM 1-like, producing MSAVCTLKCAWILFPLVIDDAYLQVYSSSLVDVERDYLSIDKRYPRLFVSPEFSKAVVNWPKENLKLPIHSPVSFEHDFIEEERLTELKGSSAELLAEETTKSGNTVWSAKVINFLFKIIKLYKQCSDGVNKFFHGVEVIFFFQQVKILLMRTRHSPSTWDIYKSSN from the exons atGTCTGCAG TCTGCACCCTGAAATGTGCATGGATTTTATTCCCTTTAGTAATCGATGATGCATACTTGCAGGTTTACTCTTCCAGTTTGGTAGATGTGGAGAGGGATTATTTGTCGATAGATAAAAGATATCCTAGACTCTTTGTGTCCCCAGAATTTTCCAAG GCTGTTGTGAACTGGCCAAAGGAGAATCTTAAACTTCCAATCCATTCACCCGTCAG TTTTGAGCATGATTTTATTGAAGAAGAGAGGCTAACCGAGCTGAAAGGTTCGTCTGCTGAGCTTTTGGCTGAAGAAACCACAAAATCTGGAAATACAGTGTGGAGTGCAAaggtaattaattttttatttaaaataattaagttatataAGCAGTGTAGTGATGGTGTTAACAAATTTTTCCATGGTgttgaagtaatttttttttttcagcaagtaaaaattttattaatgagaactaggcatagcccaagtacatgggacatatacaaaaGCAGCAACTAG
- the LOC109013000 gene encoding protein SHORT ROOT IN SALT MEDIUM 1-like, producing the protein MRRIPMQHFLRQRGTTLTLDTLVESSIMLGFKSTFALSILLLRRSKMPFTVSSVKYVPKPQTIYMVPATNVKGAGPSILESRGSYSSVRPDSPKFASSDYVSSSGHGYSHKGDQFYAEKVPDYAGIERRQYGDRQSTYLGRDLQSEPTGRYADSLGLSHQNQNDMYDRIDQALLRQEQLLKAQSLQSASLDGTARQADYLAARGTTSRHPTQDLLSYGGRMDADPRSLTMLSASSYSGQQAPSILGAAPRRNMDDLMYTQSSSNPGYGVSLPPGRDYATGKGLHGTSLELDYPSSTLSRGGPTRIDDHKDDKAGYLREFELREEERRREHLRERERDREREKERERERERERDRERRILERREKERDRERKRGLETKHNRTPPRVSRDRRGSSLAKEGKLLRRNSPHRDALHRHHSPVKEKRREYVCKVYSSSLVDVERDYLSIDKRYPRLFVSPEFSKAVVNWPKENLKLPIHSPVSFEHDFIEEERLTELKGSSAELLAEETTKSGNTVWSAKMILMSGLSKNAMEELSSEKIYDNRIPHICNIIRLAVLRKEKSLMAIGGPWNSADGGDPSVDDTSLVRTALRHAKNITPLDLQYCCHWNRFLEIHYDRFGSDGLFSHKEVTVLFVPDLSECLPSLEAWKDQWFAHKKAVAERERQLTLKKERSREKKDGIKDKEKDSTKDLKKDSTNLKMSTSSGQSEDVDKKDKDVNDVKGITVEEKVDGNDKRLEKKGGTETGKENMTVEKKEQGESVSAQTSGVVKPAKKKIIKKIVKQKVVDKTAHDSASKQNDSPDEKNNGDKNANSEIPNLPDESSGAPAGVKTFVRKKVIRKVPVVKTARNEDSEDKPKDNSDPCTAAVVQRTAVKTTVKKKIIKRVAKRKVEGLESGDRIADTKKDVDRDEIKVVGAIDETENMVGQAADADNQVSEIKRSEKKMVPRTNTKTLITKMQDDTVDPSKTEIKTDKDDKDEKRTGEKSGQGIKVEIEVDKQKISLKDDHSSKDGKSKDGEKSKDEREKKDNDGKDESRSKSKNELKEKRKPEEPPRHPGLILQTKCSKDSKLHSVSLSLDSVLDYTDKDIDESSFELSLFAESLYEMLQYQMGCRLLTFLQKLRINFVAKRNQRKRQRDEAHEKKRDKKSPAKRLRTNDLHVKDSTEIDGVAHPDANKTMAEEDKFVDHVDELKMEDETDGDEDPEEDPEEYEEMEESSMQHESSYVNNEEEGKTDLSAEPEKVSGMETDKAEETLKEKPKAAETKPKSGEEMRKRKDGERETSSVKEAAVDKELLQAFRFFDRNRVGYIRVEDMRLIIHNLGKFLSHRDVKELVQSALLESNTGRDDRILYNKLVRMFDT; encoded by the exons ATGAGGAGAATTCCAATGCAACACTTCCTTCGCCAAAGAGGAACCACGTTAACCTTGGATACCCTTGTGGAGTCTTCGATTATGCTTGGTTTCAAGTCCACGTTTGCGCTCTCGATTCTCCTTCTCCGTCGTTCCAAGATGCCTTTCACGGTCTCTTCTGTCAAGTATGTTCCCAAGCCACAGACTATATACATG GTTCCTGCAACGAATGTGAAAGGTGCTGGACCGTCCATTTTGGAAAGTCGTGGGAGCTATTCTTCAGTTAGACCAGATTCACCTAAATTTGCATCGAGTGACTATGTCTCATCCTCAGGCCATGGATATAGTCACAAAGGTGATCAATTTTATGCAGAGAAGGTTCCTGATTATGCTGGAATAGAAAGACGGCAATATGGTGATCGACAAAGTACTTATCTAGGGAGGGACTTGCAAAGTGAACCAACTGGACGATATGCTGATTCTCTTGGTCTTAGTCATCAAAATCAG AATGATATGTATGATCGCATTGATCAGGCATTGCTTCGACAAGAACAATTGTTAAAAGCTCAATCGCTGCAATCTGCTTCTTTGGATGGGACTGCAAG ACAAGCAGATTATCTTGCAGCAAGGGGTACCACTAGTCGTCATCCCACCCAAGATCTTCTTTCTTATGGAGGAAGAATGGATGCTGATCCTCGCAGTTTAACAATGCTTAGTGCTTCCTCATATAGTGGACAACAAGCTCCATCAATATTGGGAGCAGCTCCGCGTAGAAATATGGATGATCTCATGTATACACAAAGTTCTTCAAATCCTGGCTATGGAGTGAGCCTACCTCCTGGTAGGGACTATGCCACCGGAAAGGGGCTTCATGGCACATCTCTCGAATTGGATTATCCAAGTAGCACGTTGTCACGTGGTGGTCCTACAAGGATTGACGATCACAAGGATGATAAGGCTGGTTATCTTCGGGAGTTTGAGCTAAGGGAGGAGGAGCGGCGTAGGGAACAtttgcgtgagagagagagggatagagAAAGGGAGAAGGAACGGGAACGGGAACGAGAACGGGAAAGAGACCGTGAAAGGCGTATCTTGGAACGACGGGAGAAGGAGAGAGATCGAGAGCGCAAACGTGGACTTGAAACCAAGCATAATCGAACTCCACCAAGGGTATCTAGGGACCGGCGTGGTTCCTCTTTGGCGAAGGAGGGGAAATTGTTGCGACGGAATTCTCCTCATCGTGATGCTTTGCATAG GCATCATTCACCtgttaaagaaaaaaggagagaaTATGTCTGCAAG GTTTACTCTTCCAGTTTGGTAGATGTGGAGAGGGATTATTTGTCGATAGATAAAAGATATCCTAGACTCTTTGTGTCCCCAGAATTTTCCAAG GCTGTTGTGAACTGGCCAAAGGAGAATCTTAAACTTCCAATCCATTCACCCGTCAG TTTTGAGCATGATTTTATTGAAGAAGAGAGGCTAACCGAGCTGAAAGGTTCGTCTGCTGAGCTTTTGGCTGAAGAAACCACAAAATCTGGAAATACAGTGTGGAGTGCAAag atgattttgatgagtGGACTTAGCAAGAATGCCATGGAGGAGCTGTCatctgaaaaaatttatgataatCGCATACCCCATATTTGCAATATCATTAGGCTTGCTGTGCTTAGAAAGGAAAAGTCTTTGATGGCAATTGGTGGTCCATGGAATTCCGCTGATGGTGGCGATCCATCAGTTGATGACACCTCATTAGTTCGAACAGCCCTTAG aCATGCAAAAAATATTACTCCACTTGATTTGCAGTACTGCTGCCATTGGAATCGTTTTCTTGAG ATACACTATGACAGATTCGGAAGTGATGGACTGTTTAGCCATAAGGAGGTGACTGTATTGTTTGTTCCAGATTTGTCCGAATGTCTCCCCTCATTGGAAGCATGGAAAGACCAATGGTTTGCCCACAAAAAGGCTGTTGCTGAGAGAGAGCGGCAACTTACATTGAAAAAAGAG AGGTCTAGAGAGAAGAAAGATGGGATCAAAG ATAAGGAAAAGGATTCCACAAAAGATCTCAAAAAGGATTCCACAAATCTGAAGATGTCTACATCCTCTGGACAATCAGAAGATGTTGACAAAAAGGATAAAGATGTCAACGATGTGAAAGGGATCACagttgaagaaaaggttgatgGAAATGACAAAAGACTTGAGAAAAAAGGTGGGACTGAAACAGGTAAGGAAAACATGACAGTGGAGAAGAAGGAACAAGGAGAATCTGTTAGTGCTCAGACGAGTGGCGTTGTGAAGCCTGCAAAGAAGAAGATTATAAAGAAGATTGTCAAACAGAAGGTTGTTGATAAGACAGCTCATGATAGTGCCAGCAAACAAAATGACAGCCCGGATGAGAAGAATAATGGAGATAAGAATGCCAACTCAGAGATTCCTAATCTACCGGATGAATCTTCAGGTGCTCCTGCTGGGGTTAAAACATTTGTTAGAAAAAAGGTGATAAGAAAGGTTCCAGTAGTAAAAACTGCTCGGAATGAAGATAGTGAAGACAAACCAAAGGATAATTCAGATCCATGCACTGCTGCGGTTGTGCAACGTACTGCTGTAAAAACAactgtgaagaaaaaaataattaagagggTGGCTAAAAGAAAGGTTGAAGGTTTGGAATCGGGTGACAGGATTGCTGACACTAAGAAAGATGTGGACAGAGATGAGATTAAGGTAGTTGGGGCAATTGATGAAACAGAAAATATGGTGGGGCAAGCGGCAGATGCAGACAATCAGGTCAGTGAGATCAAAAGGtcagaaaagaaaatggttcCCAGGACCAATACtaaaactcttatcacaaaGATGCAAGATGATACTGTTGATCCAAGCAAAACAGAAATAAAGACCGACAAGGATGATAAGGATGAGAAAAGAACGGGTGAGAAAAGTGGCCAGGGGATCAAAGTGGAAATTGAGGTTGACAAGCAGAAAATTTCACTGAAGGACGACCATAGTAGCAAGGATGGAAAATCAAAAGATGGGGAGAAATCcaaagatgagagagaaaaaaaagacaacGATGGAAAAGATGAGTCTAGAAGCAAATCAAAAAACGAATTGAAAGAAAAGAGGAAGCCTGAAGAACCTCCTCGACACCCTGGTTTGATATTACAGACAAAATGTAGCAAGGATTCAAAA CTTCATTCAGTGTCACTTTCTCTGGATTCAGTCTTGGATTATACTGACAAGGACATTGACGAATCATCATTTGAG TTGTCATTATTTGCTGAATCGTTGTATGAAATGCTTCAGTATCAGATGGGTTGTCGTCTTTTAACATTTCTCCAG AAACTACGCATAAACTTTGTGGCAAAAAGAAATCAACGTAAGAGGCAGCGGGATGAAGCCCATGAGAAGAAAAGGGACAAAAAATCACCAGCAAAGCGACTGAGGACTAATGACCTCCATGTGAAAGACAGTACTGAAATAGATGGTGTAGCTCATCCAGATGCTAATAAAACCATGGCTGAGGAGGATAAATTTGTTGATCATGTTGATGAGTTGAAAATGGAAGATGAAACAGATGGTGATGAAGATCCAGAGGAAGATCCTGAAGAATATGAAGAAATGGAGGAGTCAAGTATGCAACACGAGTCATCTTATGTGAATAACGAAGAAGAGGGGAAGACCGATCTGAGTGCTGAGCCTGAAAAGGTGTCTGGAATGGAAACTGACAAAGCAGAGGAAACTCTTAAGGAGAAACCGAAAGCTGCAGAGACAAAGCCCAAGTCTGGTGAGGAAATGCGTAAAAGgaaagatggagagagagagacttctTCTGTGAAGGAGGCTGCTGTTGACAAAGAACTATTGCAG GCTTTTAGGTTTTTTGACCGGAATCGAGTTGGCTACATtagg GTTGAAGATATGAGGTTGATCATCCACAACTTGGGGAAGTTCCTCTCGCACAGGGATGTCAAG GAACTTGTGCAAAGTGCATTGCTAGAGAGCAACACCGGTAGGGATGACCGCATCCTCTACAATAAGCTGGTGCGAATGTTTGACACTTGA
- the LOC118344166 gene encoding uncharacterized protein LOC118344166, with the protein MVGEEQQQPEMAEELLQQLRSKATELLLREEWKEAVLAYSQFINLCQDQISVTRQHPDPDNLPKLHKSLCLALSNRAEARSRLREFAEALKDCDQALEIGSAHFKTLLCKGKILLNLNRYSMALDCFKTALLDPHASGNAESLNGYLEKCKRLEFLSRTGAFDLSDWVVNGYRGKSPELAEYIGPAQIRKSAISGRGLFATKNVDAGTLVFVTKAIATERGILPSEDSGENAQLVMWKNFIDRVTGSITKCPRTHNLVSTLSISEDEDGLQVPDTNLFRPEAEETSHSNEKLDMGRILNILDVNSLVEDAVSAKVLGKNSDYYGVGLWVLASFINHSCNPNARRLHVGDYVMVHASRDVKAGEEFTFGYYDALSPLGKRKEMSKTWGFQCNCKRCKFEEEMWGKQEIREIEMGLERGMDMGGAVYRLEEGMRRWVVRGMEKGYLRASFWSAYSETYGSEKSMKRWGRRIPTMDAVVDSVLEVVGSDERLVKVLLEGSKKTNGSADMERGLKLGRGVYGKAVKKQALRALLELGFH; encoded by the coding sequence ATGGTAGGAGAAGAACAGCAACAACCTGAAATGGCCGAAGAGCTACTGCAACAGCTCAGATCCAAAGCAACGGAGCTGCTACTCAGAGAAGAATGGAAAGAGGCCGTACTTGCCTATTCTCAGTTCATCAATCTCTGCCAAGACCAAATCTCAGTGACCCGACAGCACCCAGACCCAGATAACCTCCCCAAGCTCCACAAATCCCTCTGCTTAGCCCTTTCCAACCGAGCCGAAGCGCGGTCCAGGCTGCGAGAATTTGCCGAAGCTTTGAAAGATTGTGATCAAGCATTAGAAATTGGGAGTGCCCATTTCAAGACCCTGCTCTGCAAAGGTAAGATTCTGCTAAATCTGAATAGGTATTCAATGGCTTTGGACTGCTTCAAGACTGCTCTGCTCGATCCTCACGCAAGTGGAAACGCTGAAAGCCTTAATGGGTATTTGGAGAAGTGCAAAAGGCTCGAGTTTCTCTCTAGGACTGGAGCTTTTGATCTATCGGATTGGGTTGTCAATGGGTACCGAGGAAAGTCTCCGGAACTCGCTGAGTACATTGGTCCGGCGCAGATAAGGAAATCTGCTATTAGTGGACGTGGACTATTTGCAACAAAGAATGTCGATGCCGGGACTTTGGTGTTTGTCACCAAAGCAATTGCCACGGAGAGGGGTATTTTGCCTAGCGAAGATTCAGGCGAGAATGCCCAGTTGGTCATGtggaagaattttattgatagagTTACCGGCTCCATCACAAAGTGTCCTAGAACCCATAATTTGGTTAGTACATTGTCGATCAGCGAAGATGAGGACGGGCTACAGGTTCCGGATACAAATCTCTTTAGACCAGAGGCGGAGGAGACTAGTCATTCTAATGAGAAGCTTGATATGGGTAGGATTTTAAACATCTTGGACGTGAATTCTCTGGTTGAAGATGCGGTTTCAGCCAAAGTGTTGGGGAAGAATAGTGATTATTATGGTGTTGGACTATGGGTACTGGCTTCATTCATTAACCATTCATGTAATCCTAATGCAAGGCGTTTGCATGTGGGGGATTATGTGATGGTTCATGCCTCAAGAGATGTCAAGGCAGGTGAAGAGTTTACGTTTGGGTATTATGATGCGCTTTCGCCATTGGGCAAGCGCAAGGAAATGTCAAAGACATGGGGTTTTCAGTGCAATTGCAAGCGGTGCAAGTTTGAGGAGGAAATGTGGGGAAAACAAGAGATCAGAGAGATTGAAATGGGTCTTGAAAGAGGGATGGATATGGGTGGTGCAGTCTACAGGTTAGAGGAAGGTATGAGGAGATGGGTGGTGAGGGGGATGGAGAAGGGCTACTTGCGGGCATCCTTCTGGTCTGCATATTCTGAGACCTATGGTTCAGAAAAGTCCATGAAGCGGTGGGGAAGGCGGATTCCGACCATGGATGCGGTGGTGGATAGTGTCCTGGAAGTAGTCGGAAGTGATGAGAGGTTAGTGAAGGTGCTGCTTGAAGGATCGAAGAAAACTAATGGGTCGGCGGACATGGAGAGGGGTTTGAAGTTGGGAAGAGGAGTTTACGGAAAGGCGGTTAAGAAACAAGCATTAAGGGCTCTACTCGAGCTTGGCTTTCATTAG